A segment of the Salvelinus namaycush isolate Seneca chromosome 3, SaNama_1.0, whole genome shotgun sequence genome:
caatatggagagtggtactgaGTAATGAGTTatatttgccccaaacaaaacactttgtactcaggacaaaaagttaattgctttgccacatttttagcagtattactttagtgccttgttgcaaacaggatgcatattctgtacaggcttccttctttcttttcactcagtcaattaggttagtataaTGGAGTAACTTGTGGAGTAAGTACAAagttttctatcacagccattaaaactgttttaaagtcaccattgtgaaatctctgagcggtttccttcctctccagcaactgagttaggaaggacacctgtgtctttgtaggtactgggtgtatcaatacaccatcCAAACTGCCCAACTCAGATACCTTCCATGCAAcgtatgtgatttgttaagcacattcttACTTCTGAACCAATTTAGACTTGCCAGAACAAAAGGGGTTTAaataacataattccactttgacattatggggtattgtgtgtaggccagtgacaaaaaaatgcaacaaaaaaagtcaaggagtatgaatactttctgaagtcactgtactttcatccctcatttactcatttatccctcatttactcaagtgtttcctttgttttggcagttacctgtaggtcAAAACAGCTAACAGTAAAGACAAAGGTAAAAACACATTCAGAAAATACTCAAGCCAAATAGTGATATTCTGAAAGTATGCTGACCAGTGCATGGCCAGGCTAAAATGCATTAGGACAGGTACAGTACCTTCAGCATATCCGCGAGGCTGTCATAGCCATACACTCTCATGACCTCCATTACACCCGAGCTGGCCTTACTCACAACTGGTGTCAACGGACAGCTAGAAGCAAAGAGACACCACATATTACAGCCATAAACTCAATAAATTATTTCTTAGTCTTACAAAACAAAGTTAGATCTTGAATATTGGGTTTGGCTACCTGTTACGAAGACTGCTAGCAACTCCGTCCACCCCAAGAAAATATGCAGAACGCAGGATGGCACCAAGGTTCATTGGGTCCTGCACTCCATCTAGGACTAGCCAGATGGGGATGTGACTGCTGTCCCCAGGGGGCTTGGAGGTCTTGTCCTCTTTGAGGAAACCCAAACAACTGGCCTGTAGGCATAAGCCCTGGTGAACCCCTCCTGAGCACATCTTGTTCAAGTCCTTCTTACTAACCCTCTGGATCGGCACACCCTGTCTATGGGCCTCCTCACACACCTGTCGTACAGAGGCCCTACGAGAGGCCTCACCCTCCTTCACAAACAACCTGTGTGCATTCCTTCTGCCCTGGGTGAGAGCcaggagacagggagacacacCAAACAATGTCTCATAATTCCTGTGTTCTTCTTTGGACAGTCTTTCTCTCGAGTCCTTCACTAGCCTCTCACACTCCTCTGGAAAGTCATCCAGGCTGAGCTTCCGGAGCTCAGATGACATTCTGCTGTCTGTATTTGCTTTCCTCTCCCGTTGGATTGGGGCACCTCTCTGGAACTCAGATGATACTCTGCTGTCTGCATTGGGCTTCCTCTCCCGGGATACTGAGGTCTCTTTCCTCCAGACATTTCTGGAGGCTGGAGTCTCTGGGTCATCCTTTATGTCTTCAGACTGACCTTCGGCTTTGTACTTTACTACTTCAGACACAGCAGGCATGTGTCGCATTCCAGAGCTGGTTATAGCACTGCGTCGCCACCTCTCTGCTGGTTTGGCTCTGCTGTCCTTAGGCCAGAGGAGAGCACTAGCGCAATGGTAGGACGCAAAGTGACAACCCACTCTCATGTCTGACTCTGATACCAAATTCAACAGTCTACTGTTGACGAACATCCTGGAACACTGACAAGCCAAATTCCAAGTCCCCATGTTCTTAAGATGAAAATACATAAATGTCTCTATAGTTACTGTGACTGGATGGTCAACTTTGAGGAAACTGGATTATGGCAATTAAATAAACGAGCGCCTACCAGCATCAGTCACGCAGATGTCCTTCGGCAAAGCATGgcaagctagctaacgtagctaacTTAGTCAACTTGTTAAAACGTATGCAGACTGGACACCACGTCGTAAAAACAAAACTTTAACATATAATATTGCCTGAATTAAAACTACATATTACGCTAATTCGTTTCAGTTTATGCTTTTCTAAAAATCCAGACCAATATCATTCAACATCTACTCCAGGTGCTACCCAGCGTGATTTCAAGACTCCGCCTCCTCCAGGAAGTAAACTATATATTTTCTTCATCCTTCAGAGGGTGAACATACCTAGTACCATAATCAACACTACCCTCTAACGTTCATTTATGATATTGCATGTCCACACGTTATGTCATGAAACAGACTTTAAAATTgtagttttttttcttcagttgTATTATTATACTTTGGGGTAAGTGTGCCTCACGGAATAATCTTATTTTACCTTTCCATCTAATGATTGAGAGTGAATATTATCTAACAAGATCACAGCTCACCCATTCACACAGACAAAGGCAGGCCCTAGCTGTTGCAGCAGGTGCAACCACATTGTTGAGTAGTTTTTAAGTTATGAGAGCCCCCCTGAGACTAAGCAAAAGTTCAGGGCCCAGTTTACCAAAAGCTTCTTAAGGCAAAATTCATAATTAGAACCTTCGTAGAAGCATCATTAAATCTCAGAGCTGTTTCACCAAACCATCGTTATTAACTTTGCACTTAAACgctattttttaaattattttatttaaaatttttaaatttaactaggcaggtctgATGGCTGCCCCAAACCACTCATAGAACAGTTAAGTGCATcattgcatgttttttttttgccGTCCCgtgtcactttatacacagaagatctccgctAAGCATTGAATCACATGGTttacctgtctctctgtgaccactgataacttcagaacaaagttgactagaAATaaaaagttgccaatgtcttcgCAAATGGAACAAACAAGTGATGTATAAAAatatgcttcaaatgaaaaccgagatgactgcattaaaatccCCTAGAGTCGATTTCCTCGCCCCACCCTGGAAATCTAATTAGTAGAGTTTATGACCCCTCTACGGAAATATGAACAAAATGGTgctctctgttttgctctatgacctcccacaagcgtcttgggactcgtctgtAGTTGGTACAGCCAACCTCCAACTTCTGTCAGTAGCATCCAAACAGTTTGGGGTACACACTTTTCTGTGGAAAGGTGAAACTCTCACAAACATGTCGGTTGCTGTGCTCTAGTTCTCCCATAGGCCTAAAAATactaaattctctggcaacagctctggtggacattcttgcagtcagcatgccaactgcctgctccctcaaaacttgagacatctgtggcattgtgttgtgacacaaaactccacattttagtgtggcattttattgttcccagcacaaggtgcacctgtgtaatgatcatgtttaatcagcttcttgatacgccacacctgtcagttgaatggattatcttgacaaaggacaaatgctcactaacagggatgtaaacaaatgtggcactcctgtatttggggagtttctcccattattttctgcagatcctatcaagctctgccaggttggatggggagtgtcgctgcacagctattttcaggtctttccagagatgttcgatcaggttcaagtccgagctctggctgggccacttaaggacattccgagacttgtcctgaagccactcctgcgttgtcttggctgtgtgcttagggtcgttgtcatgttggaaggtgaaccttcgccccagtctgaggtcctgagcgctctggagcaggttttcatcaaggatctctctgtactttgctccgttcatctttccctcgatcctgattagtctcctagtccttgccgctgaaaaacatctgccaccaccaccatgcttcaccgtagggatggtgcctggtttcctccagacatgaagcttgacattcaggccaaagagttcaatcttggtttaattagaccttttactgaggagtggcttccgtctggccattctaccataaaggtttgattggcggagtgctgcagagatggttgtccttctggaaggttctcccatctccacagagaaactctggagctctgtcagagtgaccatcggggtcttggtcacctccctaaccaaggcccttctcccctgatttctcagtttggctgggcggcaaactctagtaagagtcttggtggttccaaacttcttccatttaaaacctcttagggctagggggcagtgttcggaagtttggatgaatgacttgcccaaagtaaactgcctgttactcaggcccagaagagaggatatgcatataattggtagcattggatagaaaacactctgaagtttctacaactgttaaaataatgtctgtgagtataacagaactgatatggcaggtgaaaacccgaggaaaatccatccggaaaatgtttttttgagaTCACAGTCCATTTcaatgcttgtctatgggatatacaaataaATAGCTCCCAGATTAAAGTTCctatagcttccactagatgtcaacagtctttagcaagggtttcaggcttgttttttgaaaaatggcagagtagttgtagtttttccaaggtgtctcTCATTAGAAATGTAGTCTTGTTGAGCGTGTGAATGACGTGCacgctcttcgttatttatcttccctattgaacatactattctctgtcttaaatttgatcattcatttagatattagagtacctgaggattaattagaaacatcgtttgacatgtttggatgaactttactggtaactttttggattcgtttgtatgcatgttgaacaagtggattacAGAATCAAGCACACcaactaaactgacatttttgggatataaagaagtctttattgaacaaaacgaccatttgttGTGGAGCTGgaacccttgggattgcaaacagaggaagatcttcaaagataagtgatttattttatcgctatttgttACTTTTGTGACGCTTGTGCTGGTTTGGAAAAGTATTTTTGtgtgggcgctgttctcagataatcacatggtatgctttcgcagtaaagcctttttgaaatctgttggattaacaagaagttcaacttttaaatgatgtaagacacttgtatgttcatgaatgtttaatattacaatgTTGTAATTTGAATATGGGGCGCTCCagcttcaccggatgttgtcaattTTGATCCCTTTAGCGGGTTCTGTGTGCTAAGAGgttgaatgatggaggccactgtgttcttggggactttaaatgctgcagaaatgttttggtacccttccccagatctgtgcccttACACAATCCtgactcggagctctacggacaagttCTTATATAGACAGACCTTacggatcttatatagacaggtgtgtacctttccaaatcatgtccaatcaattgatttaac
Coding sequences within it:
- the mrm1 gene encoding rRNA methyltransferase 1, mitochondrial; its protein translation is MYFHLKNMGTWNLACQCSRMFVNSRLLNLVSESDMRVGCHFASYHCASALLWPKDSRAKPAERWRRSAITSSGMRHMPAVSEVVKYKAEGQSEDIKDDPETPASRNVWRKETSVSRERKPNADSRVSSEFQRGAPIQRERKANTDSRMSSELRKLSLDDFPEECERLVKDSRERLSKEEHRNYETLFGVSPCLLALTQGRRNAHRLFVKEGEASRRASVRQVCEEAHRQGVPIQRVSKKDLNKMCSGGVHQGLCLQASCLGFLKEDKTSKPPGDSSHIPIWLVLDGVQDPMNLGAILRSAYFLGVDGVASSLRNSCPLTPVVSKASSGVMEVMRVYGYDSLADMLKVKMAQGWQVIGTVGAEAENSHVPVMKCSKFQMTKPTLLLMGGEGEGLSRELRLQCEVMLTIPSRRDLHPGVESLNVSVATGILLHSLLSSRRGGH